In the genome of Cupriavidus malaysiensis, one region contains:
- a CDS encoding enoyl-CoA hydratase/isomerase family protein, translated as MALASSPDLSVTRDQHVARIELSRPPHNFVDADLMRRLAEALFCLDEDESCRAIVLASGVGTFCAGADFSGTAQAGASGASSASDVSRDPSAFYEQAMKLYRSRKPIVAAVEGAAIGAGLGLALLADFRVTCRAARFSANFNRLGFHPGFGMSVTLPRLVGEQQAALLFYTGRRIDGAEAVRIGLADALVDQGEVLSRATALAHEIAASAPLAVESTRETLRLGLAERVVAANRRELEIQRVQFATADFREGVAAMAERRAPLFQRR; from the coding sequence ATGGCCTTGGCATCTTCCCCCGATCTCAGCGTGACACGCGACCAGCATGTCGCGCGCATCGAGCTTTCCCGTCCCCCCCACAACTTCGTCGACGCCGATCTCATGCGCCGGCTTGCCGAGGCACTGTTCTGTCTCGACGAAGACGAGAGCTGCCGCGCCATCGTGCTGGCGTCGGGCGTGGGCACCTTCTGCGCCGGCGCGGACTTCAGCGGCACGGCACAGGCCGGCGCTTCGGGCGCTTCGAGTGCTTCGGATGTCTCACGCGATCCGTCGGCGTTCTACGAACAGGCCATGAAGCTCTACCGCAGCCGCAAGCCGATCGTGGCGGCGGTCGAAGGCGCCGCCATCGGCGCGGGCCTCGGCCTGGCGCTGCTGGCCGATTTCCGCGTCACCTGCCGCGCGGCGCGCTTCAGCGCCAACTTCAACCGGCTCGGCTTCCATCCCGGCTTCGGCATGAGCGTGACGCTGCCGCGCCTGGTCGGCGAGCAGCAGGCGGCGCTGTTGTTCTATACGGGCCGCCGCATCGATGGCGCGGAAGCGGTGCGCATCGGCCTCGCCGATGCCCTGGTCGACCAGGGCGAGGTCCTGTCCCGCGCGACCGCGCTGGCACACGAAATCGCGGCGTCCGCCCCGCTCGCCGTCGAGAGCACGCGCGAGACCTTGCGGCTCGGGCTGGCCGAGCGCGTCGTCGCGGCGAACCGGCGCGAGCTGGAGATCCAGCGCGTGCAGTTCGCCACCGCCGATTTCCGCGAGGGCGTGGCGGCCATGGCGGAGCGCCGTGCACCGCTGTTCCAGCGCCGTTGA